Proteins encoded by one window of Vitis vinifera cultivar Pinot Noir 40024 chromosome 10, ASM3070453v1:
- the LOC100855281 gene encoding cellulose synthase-like protein E6 isoform X1, producing MGRDGQLPLFETKAAKGRILFGLYAVSTFVGICLICVYRLTHLPEEGKVGRWAWIGLFLSELGYILYWFITVTVRLKPIYRYTFKDRLTQRYEKVLPGIDIFVCTANPIIEPPTMVINTVLSVMAYDYPPEKLSVYLSDDGGSCLTFYALLEASQFSKVWLPFCKKFKVEPRCPEAYFSSTSEPHHDDPSMAEEWSSIKKLYEDMRNRIESAMKVGQISEEIRKQHKGFGEWDLVSDPRNHQTILQILIDGRDGKAMDVEGQPLPTLVYLSREKRPKYAHNFKAGAMNALIRVSSRISNCEIILNVDCDMYSNNSESVKDALCFLMDEETGREIAYVQFPQCFNNITKNDLYASSLNVIMEVELAGFDSNGGPCYIGTGCFHRRETLCGKKYDMECEREQTTRNNDGKIEESASVLEETCKVLASCSYEDNTQWGKEMGLKYGCPVEDVLTGLSIQCRGWKSIYFTPERKAFLGVAPTTLLQSLIQHKRWSEGDFQIFLSSYCPFTYGHKRIPLKLQISYCIFLLWAPNCLPTLYYVAIPSLCLLKGISLFPKISSLWILPFAYVMSSSCAYSLGEFIWCGGTLQGWWNDQRMWVFKRTTSHFFGFSETILKQLGFSRSSFAVTSKVADEEESKRFEQEIMEFGAASPMFTILATLALLNLFTFVGGIKRVIIDMQAQVLDSLLLQILLCGVLVLMNLPVYHGLFFRKDATRMPCSVTYQSIAFALLACSLALY from the exons ATGGGAAGAGATGGCCAGCTTCCTCTGTTTGAAACAAAGGCTGCAAAGGGTAGAATCCTCTTTGGATTGTATGCAGTTTCAACCTTTGTGGGCATATGTTTGATTTGTGTTTACAGACTAACTCATCTACCAGAGGAAGGAAAAGTTGGAAGATGGGCTTGGATAGGATTGTTCTTGTCAGAGCTCGGGTACATACTCTACTGGTTTATCACTGTGACAGTCAGATTGAAACCTATCTACCGCTACACGTTCAAAGACAGGCTTACACAAAG GTATGAGAAGGTTTTACCTGGGATAGACATATTTGTGTGCACTGCAAACCCCATTATTGAACCACCAACTATGGTCATCAACACAGTTCTCTCAGTCATGGCTTACGACTATCCGCCTGAGAAGCTGAGCGTCTATCTATCCGATGATGGTGGGTCATGTCTAACATTTTATGCTCTCCTAGAGGCCTCTCAGTTCTCAAAGGTATGGCTACCATTTTGCaagaaattcaaagttgaaCCCAGATGCCCAGAAGCTTATTTTAGCTCTACTTCTGAACCACATCATGATGATCCTTCAatggctgaggaatggtcatccaTCAAG AAATTATATGAAGATATGAGGAACCGGATAGAATCTGCTATGAAGGTGGGCCAAATTTCAGAAGAAATACGCAAACAACACAAAGGATTTGGAGAGTGGGACTTGGTTTCTGATCCACGGAATCATCAAACCATTCTTCAA ATACTAATTGATGGGAGAGATGGCAAAGCTATGGATGTTGAAGGCCAACCTTTGCCAACTCTAGTATACTTGTCTCGTGAGAAGAGACCCAAATACGCCCACAACTTTAAGGCAGGAGCCATGAATGCCTTA ATAAGGGTGTCATCAAGGATAAGCAATTGTGAGATTATTCTTAATGTGGACTGTGACATGTACTCGAACAATTCAGAATCGGTGAAAGATGCTCTGTGCTTCTTGATGGATGAAGAGACAGGCCGTGAGATTGCCTATGTACAGTTTCCACAGTGCTTCAACAACATCACAAAGAACGACTTATATGCTAGCTCCTTAAATGTTATCATGGAG GTGGAGCTAGCAGGTTTTGATAGCAATGGAGGGCCTTGCTATATTGGCACTGGGTGCTTTCACAGGAGAGAGACTCTCTGTGGGAAGAAGTATGATATGGAATGTGAGAGAGAGCAGACAACAAGAAACAATGACGGAAAGATAGAAGAAAGTGCAAGTGTACTAGAAGAAACATGCAAAGTTCTTGCAAGTTGCAGCTATGAAGATAACACTCAGTGGGGAAAGGAg ATGGGCTTGAAGTATGGTTGTCCAGTGGAAGATGTCCTGACAGGGCTATCAATACAATGCAGAGGTTGGAAATCAATCTATTTCACTCCCGAAAGGAAAGCGTTCCTTGGCGTTGCACCAACCACACTACTGCAATCACTGATACAACATAAGAGATGGAGTGAAGGTGATTTTCAGATATTCCTCTCAAGTTACTGTCCCTTCACATATGGGCATAAAAGGATTCCCCTTAAACTTCAAATTTCCTACTGTATCTTCTTGTTGTGGGCCCCAAACTGCCTGCCTACTCTATACTATGTCGCCATACCATCGCTTTGTCTCCTGAAAGGCATCTCCTTGTTTCCAAAG ATTTCAAGCCTATGGATCCTACCTTTTGCATATGTCATGAGCAGCAGCTGTGCATACAGTTTGGGCGAGTTTATTTGGTGTGGTGGTACTCTCCAGGGTTGGTGGAATGATCAAAGGATGTGGGTGTTTAAGAGAACAACTTCCCACTTCTTTGGCTTTTCAGAAACCATATTGAAgcagttaggattttctaggtCTTCCTTTGCAGTCACTTCCAAGGTGgcagatgaagaagaatctaaGAGGTTTGAGCAAGAGATCATGGAGTTCGGTGCCGCTTCACCAATGTTCACCATTTTAGCCACGCTGGCTTTGCTCAACCTGTTCACTTTTGTTGGAGGCATAAAGAGGGTGATTATTGATATGCAAGCTCAGGTGTTAGACTCTCTCTTATTGCAGATTCTTCTATGCGGGGTTCTGGTTCTTATGAACCTCCCAGTATACCATGGCCTCTTCTTCCGAAAGGACGCGACCAGAATGCCCTGCTCTGTCACATATCAATCAATTGCCTTCGCTCTACTGGCTTGTTCACTAGCCTTATATTAG
- the LOC100855281 gene encoding cellulose synthase-like protein E1 isoform X2 has protein sequence MGRDGQLPLFETKAAKGRILFGLYAVSTFVGICLICVYRLTHLPEEGKVGRWAWIGLFLSELGYILYWFITVTVRLKPIYRYTFKDRLTQRYEKVLPGIDIFVCTANPIIEPPTMVINTVLSVMAYDYPPEKLSVYLSDDGGSCLTFYALLEASQFSKVWLPFCKKFKVEPRCPEAYFSSTSEPHHDDPSMAEEWSSIKILIDGRDGKAMDVEGQPLPTLVYLSREKRPKYAHNFKAGAMNALIRVSSRISNCEIILNVDCDMYSNNSESVKDALCFLMDEETGREIAYVQFPQCFNNITKNDLYASSLNVIMEVELAGFDSNGGPCYIGTGCFHRRETLCGKKYDMECEREQTTRNNDGKIEESASVLEETCKVLASCSYEDNTQWGKEMGLKYGCPVEDVLTGLSIQCRGWKSIYFTPERKAFLGVAPTTLLQSLIQHKRWSEGDFQIFLSSYCPFTYGHKRIPLKLQISYCIFLLWAPNCLPTLYYVAIPSLCLLKGISLFPKISSLWILPFAYVMSSSCAYSLGEFIWCGGTLQGWWNDQRMWVFKRTTSHFFGFSETILKQLGFSRSSFAVTSKVADEEESKRFEQEIMEFGAASPMFTILATLALLNLFTFVGGIKRVIIDMQAQVLDSLLLQILLCGVLVLMNLPVYHGLFFRKDATRMPCSVTYQSIAFALLACSLALY, from the exons ATGGGAAGAGATGGCCAGCTTCCTCTGTTTGAAACAAAGGCTGCAAAGGGTAGAATCCTCTTTGGATTGTATGCAGTTTCAACCTTTGTGGGCATATGTTTGATTTGTGTTTACAGACTAACTCATCTACCAGAGGAAGGAAAAGTTGGAAGATGGGCTTGGATAGGATTGTTCTTGTCAGAGCTCGGGTACATACTCTACTGGTTTATCACTGTGACAGTCAGATTGAAACCTATCTACCGCTACACGTTCAAAGACAGGCTTACACAAAG GTATGAGAAGGTTTTACCTGGGATAGACATATTTGTGTGCACTGCAAACCCCATTATTGAACCACCAACTATGGTCATCAACACAGTTCTCTCAGTCATGGCTTACGACTATCCGCCTGAGAAGCTGAGCGTCTATCTATCCGATGATGGTGGGTCATGTCTAACATTTTATGCTCTCCTAGAGGCCTCTCAGTTCTCAAAGGTATGGCTACCATTTTGCaagaaattcaaagttgaaCCCAGATGCCCAGAAGCTTATTTTAGCTCTACTTCTGAACCACATCATGATGATCCTTCAatggctgaggaatggtcatccaTCAAG ATACTAATTGATGGGAGAGATGGCAAAGCTATGGATGTTGAAGGCCAACCTTTGCCAACTCTAGTATACTTGTCTCGTGAGAAGAGACCCAAATACGCCCACAACTTTAAGGCAGGAGCCATGAATGCCTTA ATAAGGGTGTCATCAAGGATAAGCAATTGTGAGATTATTCTTAATGTGGACTGTGACATGTACTCGAACAATTCAGAATCGGTGAAAGATGCTCTGTGCTTCTTGATGGATGAAGAGACAGGCCGTGAGATTGCCTATGTACAGTTTCCACAGTGCTTCAACAACATCACAAAGAACGACTTATATGCTAGCTCCTTAAATGTTATCATGGAG GTGGAGCTAGCAGGTTTTGATAGCAATGGAGGGCCTTGCTATATTGGCACTGGGTGCTTTCACAGGAGAGAGACTCTCTGTGGGAAGAAGTATGATATGGAATGTGAGAGAGAGCAGACAACAAGAAACAATGACGGAAAGATAGAAGAAAGTGCAAGTGTACTAGAAGAAACATGCAAAGTTCTTGCAAGTTGCAGCTATGAAGATAACACTCAGTGGGGAAAGGAg ATGGGCTTGAAGTATGGTTGTCCAGTGGAAGATGTCCTGACAGGGCTATCAATACAATGCAGAGGTTGGAAATCAATCTATTTCACTCCCGAAAGGAAAGCGTTCCTTGGCGTTGCACCAACCACACTACTGCAATCACTGATACAACATAAGAGATGGAGTGAAGGTGATTTTCAGATATTCCTCTCAAGTTACTGTCCCTTCACATATGGGCATAAAAGGATTCCCCTTAAACTTCAAATTTCCTACTGTATCTTCTTGTTGTGGGCCCCAAACTGCCTGCCTACTCTATACTATGTCGCCATACCATCGCTTTGTCTCCTGAAAGGCATCTCCTTGTTTCCAAAG ATTTCAAGCCTATGGATCCTACCTTTTGCATATGTCATGAGCAGCAGCTGTGCATACAGTTTGGGCGAGTTTATTTGGTGTGGTGGTACTCTCCAGGGTTGGTGGAATGATCAAAGGATGTGGGTGTTTAAGAGAACAACTTCCCACTTCTTTGGCTTTTCAGAAACCATATTGAAgcagttaggattttctaggtCTTCCTTTGCAGTCACTTCCAAGGTGgcagatgaagaagaatctaaGAGGTTTGAGCAAGAGATCATGGAGTTCGGTGCCGCTTCACCAATGTTCACCATTTTAGCCACGCTGGCTTTGCTCAACCTGTTCACTTTTGTTGGAGGCATAAAGAGGGTGATTATTGATATGCAAGCTCAGGTGTTAGACTCTCTCTTATTGCAGATTCTTCTATGCGGGGTTCTGGTTCTTATGAACCTCCCAGTATACCATGGCCTCTTCTTCCGAAAGGACGCGACCAGAATGCCCTGCTCTGTCACATATCAATCAATTGCCTTCGCTCTACTGGCTTGTTCACTAGCCTTATATTAG